Proteins encoded within one genomic window of Macrobrachium nipponense isolate FS-2020 chromosome 8, ASM1510439v2, whole genome shotgun sequence:
- the LOC135223246 gene encoding carbohydrate sulfotransferase 11-like: MCFNAKVGTSTWTQYLMEVGYPGLLKNVSHWHYTAERLLKPPHKRGSDTSLSLMKEYTKIILVRDPFARIVSAYLDKIARMRFASLCRFIIKKYRKETSELNQRQPSFEEFVLFLVEHTPRADDIRAKRDHRSDRHWFHYYANCAPCDIPYDIVATMESVHEDTRYIMEKYQLGLKDTVWNNHQAKRSSEEMAIKLFQEIPRNLTLELYQRYRVDFLMFGYSVEKYLAP, from the exons ATGTGCTTCAACGCCAAA GTGGGGACATCAACTTGGACTCAGTACTTGATGGAAGTCGGGTATCCTGGTTTACTGAAGAACGTCTCGCACTGGCATTACACCGCAGAACGCCTCCTCAAACCACCCCACAAACGAGGAAG CGATACATCACTCAGCCTGATGAAGGAATACACCAAGATCATCTTAGTCAGGGATCCCTTCGCTCGTATCGTCTCTGCCTATTTGGACAAAATCGCTCGTATGAGATTTGCTTC GCTGTGTCGCTTCATCATCAAGAAGTACCGAAAGGAGACGTCGGAGCTGAACCAGCGCCAGCCCTCGTTCGAGGAGTTCGTGCTGTTCCTGGTGGAGCACACGCCTCGCGCGGACGACATCAGAGCCAAGAGAGACCATCGCTCCGACCGCCACTGGTTTCACTACTACGCCAACTGCGCCCCCTGCGATATTCCCTACGACATCGTCGCTACCATGGAGAGCGTCCACGAGGACACGAG atatatcatgGAGAAATATCAGTTGGGTCTCAAGGACACCGTTTGGAATAATCACCAAGCGAAGAGGTCCTCCGAAGAAATGGCAATCAAGTTATTTCag GAAATCCCACGCAACCTGACGTTGGAACTGTATCAGCGCTATCGCGTTGACTTCTTGATGTTCGGGTATAGCGTTGAAAAATACCTGGCCCCATAG